AGTTCACGTCCCAATCGAGAGCGGAGGATAGTATGCCCTCGACCCTCTCGCTGCCATCGAGCAGGAGGCCGAAGCCGCCGTTGATGGCTTTGCCGGTGCCGACCCCACCCCCATTGGAGAGCACGGTCATGGTCATGCCTCGAGCGATGTTCCCGGCCCAGGACTGGTGGCTCATCTCCGCCATGATGTTGCTGCCATCCTTGATGTTCGCGGTCTCGCGAAACGGGCTGTCGGTGCCGCTGACGTCGTGGTGATCGCGACCGAGCATGACCGGCCCTATCTTCTTCTCGCGGACCATGTCGTTGAACTTCTTTGCGATACGAACTCTCGCCAAAGCATCGGCGTAGAGTATTCTGGCTTGAGTGCCGACCACCAGTTGGTTGGATTTGGCGTCGCGCAGCCAGACGTAATTGTCGTAGTCCTGCCCTCTCCTTTCCTTCCTTCCTTGCCAGATCTCGTGGACGATGTCTCGGGCCGCGACATCGGTCTTGTCCAGGTCCTCCGGATCTCGGCTCAGGCACACCCAGCGGAACGGGCCGTAGCCGTAGTCGAAGCAGATCGGTCCGATGATGTCCTCCACGTAGGAGGGAAGGATGAAGCCGTTCTTCGGATCGCCGTCGATGGCTATGTCCCTGGCACCTGCGTCATAAACGGCCTTCAAGAACGAGTTGCCGTAGTCCCAGAACTTCGTTCCCTGCTCCCGCATGATCTTTATCAGCTCATATTGGCGGAGGAGAGAGCTATCCACCAGCTCTCTGAATCTCTTTGGGTCGCTTCTGAGTAGTTGCCTTCCTTCCTCGAATTCCACGCCTACGGGGGTGTATCCGCCCTCGTAGACGGCGTGGCAGGAGGTCTGATCGGAGGCCAGTTCGATGCGGATGTGGTGATCTGCCACGTATTGCCACAGATCGACCACGTTACCGTGGAAGCCGATGGAGATGCCTTTCTTCTCTTCTCGAAGCTCCTCCACCCAGGAGAAGACCTCGTCCAGATTGTCGGAGACGCGGCCGAGCCATCCTTGCTCTTTCCTGGTCTCGATGCGAGAGCGGTCCACTTCCGCAATGATGCCGATGCCGCCGGCGATCTCGATGGCCTTGGCCTGAGCGCCGCTCATGCCCCCAAGCCCGGAGCTCAGGTAGACGATCCCGGCCAGGTTGCCGCTCTGCTCGATGCTCAGGTACTTCCGGGCTGCATTCAGAAGAGTGAGGTACGTGCCGTGCACGATGCCCTGGGGGCCGATGTACATCCAACCTCCGGCGGTCATCTGGCCGTAGTTGCTGACGCCGAGCGCTTGAGCTTTCTGGAATTCTAAAGGGTTGTCGAACATCCCCACCATCAGGCCGTTGGTGGAGATGACCCGGGGGGCGTCCCGCTTCGAGGGGAAGAGCCCTAGAGGATGTCCGGACATGACGACCAACGTCTGATCCTCCTTCATGACCTCCAGATACTTCTTGATCAGGCGGTACTGCATCCAGTTCTGGCAGACCTGGCCCGTTTCGCCGTACGTGACCAGCTCATAGGGATAGAGGGCGACCTCGAAATCCAGGTTGTTGTCTATCATGACCTGGATGGCCCTGGCCTCCGGGATGCCTTTGTATTCGTCAATCGACCTGCCAAAGATGGCGCCAGCTGGGCGATAGCGGTATCCGTAGATCCTTCCGTAGGTAAGCAGCTCATTCAGCAACTCGGGAGCGAGGGTGCGGTGCAGTGAGCTGGGGACGTAGCGAAGGACATTCTCCACGGCTAGGATGATCTCCTTTTCCGTCAGATCGAGCGCACGCCTGGGAGCTCGGCGGTACTGAGGGTCGAAGGTCGGATCTGGAGGAAGGAGACTGTTCAATTGGACCGAGGGCGGGGAAGTTTTGCTCATCGCATCTGTCTTCCCACGGGGGCGGCTTAAATGTTCGCCTTGGGCTTAGGCCGGTGATTGAACAACGGTCCCACGTGGCAGTCGCCAATAGATTAACATTCAGAGGCCCTGTTGCAAAACTCTCATGACCAGAATTTCTTACGCATAGCCAGTTGAATTAGATTGAAGAGAGCGAGCTTGACCCGAACCTCATTTCTTCGACCGTTTTCCGACCGACATCGAAGACGATGTCAGAGAAGAGCGCCGATCATGCTGAAACGGTCTTCAGCATGATCCAGCGCCTCTTCGGTTACCGCTTGAGGTGCCGTTCCGAGAACGGCAGGAAGAATGAGGTCCAGGCGAAGCTCTCGATGTTCAACCTTTTCTTACTGGCTAGGAACGGTTTCCTTTGGAACGATTAGTTTAGCAACAAAGCCTTCAGAGTTACAGGTGAATCTTCGGAGACCAGACGACTTGCAGCCAGCTTCCAAGGGTCATGGCTCGTCTTGGGGTGCAACTAATTGATACAGGTCTTCACGGATTGGTCAGGTATTGATTGTAATAAACCGGCCGGTTCTCCATTCATATCCGACCGAGCCCACCAATCCTCCAGCTCGGCATTGAGGTTGTCCAGAATGTCCACCTCGTCCACGATCCTCTTCGCGTTCTGTGTCTTGCCGCCCACCAGCCGAATGACCGATGTCACCTTTTCCCTTCTGTCCATTCCAAGCCCGTCGCTAACAACCTAGCGATTTTCCTATGTCCTTTTCCATTCTCAAAGACAGGTCGACGCCACTATTTCCTTATAATCAAACCGCAGAGCAATGACAATGTTAAGGAGAGCGTGCTCACATTTGCCGTCGTGGAATCTAAAACGGAGGTTGAGGGCGACGGGTGCGCCAGCGCGGAGGACCCCCTCGCCTTCAGGAAGGAGGTGGCGGAACGCATCGCTCGCGAGGAAGCGATGCTGACCAAGGTGAGCCGGCCTCCGAGAGGCTTTTATCTGGCCAGCATCGTCACCTTCGCCCTCCTGACCATCATGATCTGCTTCTTTCTCCTCGATCCTCCAATCCTGCTTATCTGGCTGGTCATCGGCATCCTCCTCTATTCGTACAATTTCATCATCCTCCTCATACCCACCACCACCTCGAAGAAGATAACGGCGAAAGCGCACCTGGACGTCGCCGGGCTGTACGATCAGTCCAAGGAGCTGGGGCAACACCTGATAACCAAGAACAAGAAGCTGGCGGTGGAGATGGGGTTGACCGTCTTCCTGAGCGGGATGGTGCCCTTGGCACTCAGCTTCGGGGTCATCTTCGGGCTGGGCCTGGTCTTCGCCCTCTACTTCGGCTACGTGACTCATTCTATCGGCAGCGACGTGGCTGGGGCCATGGTGCTCCAGATCCTCCTCATCTTCGGCTACTACATGCTCATCATCGTCCTCCGACCTCAAGCCCAGGGCATCACCAAGGTGGCCCGCTCATTCCGAGGCAAAGTGGGAAGAGCGCGGAACGAGGGACGATGGGCGCTCACCCTCATCGCGGTCATCATCGCCGGGGTGGTGAGCCTGATCACGATCCTTTTCTTCGGGGCGATCATCTTCCCGGGAAACACCTTGTTCAAGATCCTTTCTGATTTCGACGAGCTCGGATGGGTGAGGGTTCCAGGATTGATCGTCATGCTTGCCGTCCAGGTGGTCGTGATG
The Methanomassiliicoccales archaeon genome window above contains:
- a CDS encoding urocanate hydratase encodes the protein MSKTSPPSVQLNSLLPPDPTFDPQYRRAPRRALDLTEKEIILAVENVLRYVPSSLHRTLAPELLNELLTYGRIYGYRYRPAGAIFGRSIDEYKGIPEARAIQVMIDNNLDFEVALYPYELVTYGETGQVCQNWMQYRLIKKYLEVMKEDQTLVVMSGHPLGLFPSKRDAPRVISTNGLMVGMFDNPLEFQKAQALGVSNYGQMTAGGWMYIGPQGIVHGTYLTLLNAARKYLSIEQSGNLAGIVYLSSGLGGMSGAQAKAIEIAGGIGIIAEVDRSRIETRKEQGWLGRVSDNLDEVFSWVEELREEKKGISIGFHGNVVDLWQYVADHHIRIELASDQTSCHAVYEGGYTPVGVEFEEGRQLLRSDPKRFRELVDSSLLRQYELIKIMREQGTKFWDYGNSFLKAVYDAGARDIAIDGDPKNGFILPSYVEDIIGPICFDYGYGPFRWVCLSRDPEDLDKTDVAARDIVHEIWQGRKERRGQDYDNYVWLRDAKSNQLVVGTQARILYADALARVRIAKKFNDMVREKKIGPVMLGRDHHDVSGTDSPFRETANIKDGSNIMAEMSHQSWAGNIARGMTMTVLSNGGGVGTGKAINGGFGLLLDGSERVEGILSSALDWDVNCGIARRAWARNPNAIDTAKEWNRTHEGHITMPFIPEKGLVERLVSDRTNKKRK